Part of the Lolium rigidum isolate FL_2022 chromosome 6, APGP_CSIRO_Lrig_0.1, whole genome shotgun sequence genome, TTACGACTAGGTTTAGTAGGAAATGCAGTATAAATACACTGAGCGTGGGAACTTAATCATATAGGTATGTGGGGATAGAGTGAAGCCACTGACATACCGGGTCCATGTGTTAAGCATACAAATAGTACACACGGTCCACTATAAATGACAAGTTCGTTGCGTGCTATAGCTAATAGTAGCTCCTGCATGCACAATGCACGTATGGATCTACATATGCACGATGTAACTGGAAATACAAAGTCCCAACAATTGGAGTGGATCCTGAGCTTTAGGGAGGTTTTAAAAAAAGTCAAAAATTGTATTTAAATGTCTTGAACCAGATCATTGTTATTCCATTGATACATACTAGGaaaaatgcccgcgcgttgcggcggatttGTTCCCGAGAATTTCAGCAATGGAGTTTTTTTTTAGAGGACGAAATCTTTTTGTAGGAGACGCAATTCTCGTCACATTTGACCTATCTGATTCCCCGCTAATTCACTCGCCGTAGACCCTCAACGGCTGCTCCAACTGCCATCACGCTTAACTTTTTGTTCATCTGCAAATACAACCAGTAATATGTACCATCTTTTTGACACCCAAACTTGTATGTGCATCAGACTATGAGCATCTTTTTTGCGCAAGTTCATTTATTTCTCCAGTGTCGAATTGGTGTACATGTCGAAGTCTCCGAcgagttttttcttttttattctaAGCGAACCATTTTTTTGCTTGAATGAAGCAAAATCGAGAgtttttttgctgcgacgaagcaaagtcTATATTTATCGAACCATTTTTTGCTTGTATGAAGCAAAACGcgagttttttttttgctgttttgaaAGGAAATTGGACACATGTCAAGCGGGGATCCGGAGGCTAGGAAGTTTGGAGAATCCTTTACATGCTTTTCTATAATTAAGGCAGCCACGCTATACGGTTGCTCTCCTTGCACAGTTGCACCATAGGTCTATTTGCTGCCATGTCTATTGCATATCCATCCAATTAAGGCAACCCCACGATCCACGATCTCATTGTTTTCCTTGCACCGTAGACGCCATCTCTAGTCCATATCCATACATAGGTGGACACAATTCGTGTCATGCTTTTAATTAGCTCACGTCACATACAACGGATAATTAGGCAAACCCCACCGTACATAATTTAGGGAGGCTGCAGAGTCCATCAGCGTATGGAATACTTCCTGATCATTTTATCTTTTGTAGCTTGCTGATAATCCAATCAATCTGCGAGTATTTGAACCGGTTAtagtttgtatagaagatcgaggTGGGACTATTCCACGAAAGAACATATCGTGATCAACATGTTCGATTTCCCACGGTCTAGCTTTTGCCCTTTTTCACCTATATAGAAGGCCCAGCAGTGCAGCGATTTAATTTGATTTGATACGGAGCAGGCCCATCAGCACAGCTAGTGGCCTAGTACGTTTGACGAGGGAAGAAACACACAGGAACAGAGTACGGAGTACGTTAAATCGAACCGTTATTTTCATTAGCGGTGGCATTCTGTGTAAATTCAGCTGAAAACCAAGGGCGAATCCAAAACGGACGAAATTTTttagggagaaaccttacttcctttattagtaggtatagatataTGTTTTCTACAAACCTGTAATATTTGGACGAATAATATGTTTGTATCTTGGGTGACACAAGTATCATAAAAATGTGGCTTCACATTTCATATTTTGTTCTTCACATTTATCTTTTTTTGGTACATAATTCGATGAAACTTACAATGTACGTACTAGACATCTATATGTAGTTTTTTATATGTTTTCAAAAGTTTGTGAACTGCAATTTTTTTAAACGGACTCCCTATAGCAGCCCAAGATACATTGAGTACTATGCATGCACATGTATGCGTATTAGCGCTCCTTTTTTCTGATAATATGTGCATATCGCGCTCGCTGCTTCCTATCCATATGTATATTAACCTAACTTAAAACGAGGGAACAATACAATTTTTGGTCTGCGCACATGTAACTGGACCAAAAACGGATAAAAGGAGACTTTAATTTTGACTAATCACCTTTTTCTGTTGGCAAAATCAATTACAGGTATTCTCCATATTTCTCGGACTACAGCTATCAGCCCATGGTAGAAACTATATACTCCTGATAAATTAGTAAGTTTGTTTATCGTCAACTACTTAGCGCCATCTCTAATCACATACACGCATGTCTCGCGCCAAATTTTGCCAGACATACTATCAGGCGTACAGCGGGCTGGCCGGAGGAGAGCAGTACCAGGTCTACAATGGCAATGCTGGCGCCGCTGCCACAGTTCCATCGGCGGGGCTAACATTGGCTGATCCTTCTGGGTTGTACAACCCCTACTACCAGTATAGTCCGGTGAGTGCCCCTGCTGCATACAACATGATGCACTACCCTCAAATGTACCACTACGCGGCGGTCGGCGCACCGCCGGAGAGCAGCCCTACCGCGGTGTCTAGCCTCCACCGGTTCCTTGGCGCCGCTGCCTTTGAGCCTAATACTGCAGGGGGCCAAGCAGCAGGTGAGATTTTAGCTTAGTACAATCTTTTTTGTTATTATGGCATGCACTAGCTAGCACCAGACGCTGCAGCCTAGTACTAGCTAGGCTAGATAGAACATCGATCTATATCCCATGCATGTTCTGAAGCGGAAAAACTTCGATTATTTGCTGATTGTTCTGTTCATCTCTCTAAAATGTTTTTTCTCTTATTTCTCTGATGCAGCCATGGCAATGTCTCGGACAGCTCCAGCTCTGTCGGCACCACCGACACCACAGTACCAGCATAGGCTCGTCTCTTCTATGCCGCCTGCAACACCAGATCAGAAGATGCCCTTAGCCTAATAGGCCATGGCTGCCTTAATCAAGTCTGCCTGTTCATGCATCATCTCTTACTTAATATGCATATCCTTGAACAACATGTTAACTTGCTGCCAATGACCACCGTGGGTTGAGTGGTGCATTGGCAGGTAAACAAAGGATGTCAACGTCCAATTTTCCATTTTGTAGGATCTAGTCTAGTAACTAATTATGGTCGAAGCTAGTAGTCCTCgttattaaaaaaaaaatcatccaaaTGCATGCATGTCTCATCATTCTATAGCACCATAAGCGGATAATCTTTATGCATATATTATAGGCCACATATTAATTAGCTAGCGTATCTTTGTCAGTATTAGCCATCTAGTTCACACTACTTAGGTATAGCATAGTTTTGGCGTGTCCTGTTCTCTTAAGGAAGAGTCCAGGGGCAAGTTACTCAAGTGGTTGAGTTGCTGCTGATTTTTCATAAGCAGCTTCTGTCTCCCAAGTTAGAACATTTTCATAGGGCGTGGCTCCAGAGAAATTAAGCTCATGGAGCCACGCACGAGTTTAATTAGACTATATTATATAGTCACACTTATATTGGGGGTGTCCTTATAATTTCTCTACTAATTTGGTCATACACTCTTGTTCCCTTCCTCCCCTGATACTATTGCATTAGATTCATATGCATCCTATTCACCAAGTAAGGCAGCCATGGCTAGGCCAAAGCACAGATGAACAATTATATATTATATGTCAGAAGCAATTTGGCGTATTGTTTCCAACTATTCTTGCCATTTATCCCATTATGTAATGACTATTATTCCAATAGTGTCGTTCGAGATGTTAATGCACGTAAAATTATTTTTCAAGTCTTTCAACACATTTGACATGAAGTGATCGAGTGTGCGTCTTGATTCTTCATGTGAGCATCAATAGTCCATCCATGCTCCAAGTGCTTCTCCTCCCAGCTTCCATGTGCCCACACTGCATATACTACTCGCAGTCTCGCACTCACTTGCTTCTCTCTAAAAGAAAGTGTAACTAGCATGCAGATTGTGTACTGTTGAGAGCAGGAGAGAGGAAGACATAGAGTAAGTAGAGCACTATTTTAAATGCTTTTCGAAATAACTAAAGTGCCTCTAATTATTTTTAGGGGCATTTTAAAAAGTGTCAGATATAATCATATCGCTAAAAACTATGGCCGCATTATATTTTTAAACGATGTTCCTCAAAATAGTATTTTCTGTCGCATTTTTGAGTTGCATCTATATATTTTTAGACGCACTTTAAAAAATGCCTCTATATATTTTTAGCCGCAATTTGAAAAGCACCCATATACATTTTTAGCCACACTTTGTTTATTTGCCTCTATACATTTTTAATCACATTTCGGATATTTGCCTCTATACATCTCTAGCCGCACTTTGGCAAATTGCCCCTATACATCTTTAGCCACATTTTTGCAGATTGTGCCTAAAAATAGCATGTTTTTAGCCGCACTTTGCAAAATGTCTCTAAGAATTTTTAGTGGCAGTTTTCAAATAGGCCTTTAAACATACTAGCCACGTGCTGAAGCTATGTGAGGAGAACCTTGGAAGCACCAAGACAAGAATGAATGAGATATATCTAAAAGTTACTTGATAGCCAAGTAGCCAGTGTCTTGTATTGCGCCAGAGAAGATAAGAACGACACCATTTGCTTATATTGAAATCCGTAAACATGAAAAGCAGATCCACCAGATAGATACATGTGTACAAAACCTGATCTTACTTAGGCTCTCTCTTtttatagatgacataaatagcaaTTTGCCAACccttgatgttttttttttgattaaTATAGCAATTTGCCAACCCTTGATGTTATATTATAGAGAATGCGGTAGGAAAAAAATGACATTTATGTGAAGCTCAATCTTTGCAAACAATGTTCCCTCGAACTGAGCCGTGTTGTACATGTgtgtttttctctttttcttgcttttttccATTCACTCCGGTGCGTGATTACGCCATTGGCTGATTCATGTAAAGCTTTCCCTCTGCTATAAATTGAAAACCGGCAGTTGCTAGatctttttaaaaataaaataatttcatGAGACTGTCGGCAATGCCTTTGTGAAGTTGGACCTCCTGGAGAAACCCCCAAAGATTGAAGAGTTTCACTTAGTGACCACTTCTTTTTAGAACATAAAAAAATGCGAGGTgctaaggccatctccaacgcggcgacccatctcACGCCCGCGCGTTCGGATGGATCAAGCCGGACAAAATCAAGACCCAACGCTGCGACGCATCCTAAAAGCGGATGGCCGCGCCGTTCGGGACGATGCAAAGCCAGTCCAAATCTGGGACATGTTAATTTgcatggccgcggatggcacgcggcatcCTCCCGCGTCCGCGTGCTTGCCTCCTTGGGCGCAACTGTCGGTGAGCGGGCACGCGTCTTATTAAATGTGGAGTGGGAGACTGTCCCTATCTAGTCCACTTCCCCACTCccactcctcgaaataggctttcgtccaactatattaatatagcaaccaaccgatacaagATGGAGAACACCGCTGGGGAAAACAGCACACCAAAGcccaaaagaaacaaaagaagaagaaaaaagaaaacaatgtCGACAAAGCTGGATCGACCAAAACGCTGATGATACGCAACCGCTGCGTCCTCTGGAGAATTGATGGGTTCGTTGCGTGGAAAACAAAAAAANNNNNNNNNNNNNNNNNNNNNNNNNNNNNNNNNNNNNNNNNNNNNNNNNNNNNNNNNNNNNNNNNNNNNNNNNNNNNNNNNNNNNNNNNNNNNNNNNNNNaccttagagagaccaaatatgcaaaccaaattttagcaagctctatgtatttcttcattaatgggtgcaaagtacatgatgcaagagcttaaacatgagcacaacaattgccaagtatcacattatccaagacattttaccaattactacatgtagcattttccgtttccaaccatataacaattaacgaagcagtttcaaccttcgccatgaacattaaaagctaagaacacatgtgttcatatgaaccagcggagcgtgtctctctcccaaacaaggatgaacttattcagagaatgaaaataacaaaacaaaaataaaagcacacagacactccaagtaaaatacataagatgtgaccgaataaaaatatagtttcaagagaaggaacctgatactttgtcgatgaagaaggggatgccttgggcatccccaagcttagatgcttgagtcttcttgaaatatgcagggatgaaccacggggcatccccaagcttagagctttcactcctcttgatcatagtatatcatactcctctcttgacccttgaaaacttccttcacaccaaacttcaagcaaactcattagagggttagtgcacaattaataattcacatattcagaggtgacacaatcattcttaacacttctggacattgcacaaaacttctgaaagttaatggaacaaagaaactcattcaacttaacaaaagcggcaatgcgaaataaaaggcagaatctgtcaaaaacagaatgcagtccgtaaagacgaattttaaaatggcaccagacttgctcaaatggaaaaactcaaaactaatgaaagttgcgtacatatctgaggatcacgctcgtaaattggcagattttttcgaattttctacagagacttgtgccagaattcgtgacagacggcaatgctgtttctgcgcagcgatcccaaatataacatcaactttaacatagaaactttacttggcacaaaaacatgataaggagaggttgctacagtagtaaacaacttccaagactcaacaaaacaaaaattgctgtagtaaaataaacacatgggttatctcccaagaagttctttctttatagccattaagatgggctcagcagttttaatgatgcactcgcaagaaaatagaagttgaagcaaaagagagcatcaagaggcaaattcaaaacatatttaagtctaacatgcttcctatgcataggaatcttgtaaataaacaagttcatgaagagcaaagtaacaagcataggaagataaaacaagtgtagcttcaaaaatttcagcgcatagagaggtgttttagtaacatgaaaatttttacaaccatattttcctctctcataataactttcagtagcaacatgagcaaactcaacaatataactatcacataaagcattcttatcatgagtctcgtgcataaaattattactctccacataggcataatcaattttattagttgtagtgggagcaaattcaacaaagtagctatcattattattctcatcatcaaatataggaggcatagtatcatcaaagtaaattttctcctcaatgcttgggggactaaaaatatcatgctcatcaaagccaacttccccaagcttagaattttccatagcattagcaacaatagtgttcaaagcattcatattaatatgttccatgggtttttaaattttcgcatcaaaccatccatgtcttaaatcaggaaatagaataaaaaggtcattgttgtccattatgcctaactagtgtaaacaagaaaccaaatgtcgcgattgcagagtctaaaggaaatagcttcgagtacttacaacggcgccggaaaatagcttagtagccgagatccggagtgtgagtaccttttacctttcctccccgacaacggcgccagaaaagtgcttgatgtctacgggtgcttctattcttgtagacagtgttgggcctccaagagcagaggtttgtagaacagcgagcaagtttcccttaagtggatcacccaaggtttatcgaactcggggaggaagaggtcaaagatatccctctcaagcaaccctcgcaaccacaaagcaagaagtctcttgtgtccccaacacacctaataggtgcactagttcggcgaagagatagtgaaatacaagtggtatgaatgaatatgagcagtagtacggcgccagaaaatagctcgctggcgtgcagttgatggtagtaatattgtaggaagtaaacaagcagtagtaacgcagcagtagtaacgcagtatagcagtatttaggaacaaggcctagggattagactttcactagtggacactctcaactttgatcacataacagaatagataaatgcatactctacactctcttgttggatgatgaacacattgcgtaggattacacgaaccctcaatgccggagttaacaagctccacaattcaatgttcatatttaaataaccttagagtgcatgaaagatcgacacgactaaaccaagtactaacatagcatgcacactgtcaccttcacaccagttaggaggaatagatcacatcaataccatcatagtaatagttaacttcataatctacaagagatcataatcatagcctacgccaagtactaacacggatgcacacactgtcaccattacaccgtgcaggaggaataaaactactttaataacatcactagagtagcacatggataaatagtgatacaaaacacattgcaatcataaagggatataaataagcacttcactatgccattcataacagtgaataagtattctgtgaaatatagcctaagagacccacacggtgcacacactgtcacctttacacacatgggacaaggagtctccggagatcacataagtaaaactcacttgactagcataatgacatctagattacaagcatcatcatatgaatctcaatcatgtaaggcagctcatgagattattgtattgaagcacataggagagagatgaaccacatagctaccggtacatccccgagcctcgatggagaactactccctcctcatgggagcagcagcggtgatgaagatggcggtggagatggcagcggtgtcgatggagaagccttccgggggcacttccccgctctggcagggtgccggaacagagactcctgtcccccagatcttggcttcgcgatggcggcggctctggaaggtttctgtgggtttttttccaacgtaatagggttttcgcgacggaggctttaaataggcggaagggcagcctcggagggggcctggggccaccacaccatagggcggcgcggcccccctctggccgcgccagggtgtggtgtggggcccccgggacttccctccggcggctctcgggtgttccggatggttccgggaaaaataggaacctgggcgttgatttcgtccgattccgagaatatttcgttactaggatttctgaaaccaaaaatagcagaaaacaggaactggcacttccgcatcttgttaataggttagttccagaaaatacactaatatgacataaagtgtgcataaaacatgtagatatcatcaataatgtggcatggaacataagaaattatcgatacgtcggagacgtatcaagcatcatcattaaaattgctgagcccatcttaatggctataaagaaagaacttcttgggagataacccatgtgtttattttactacaacacttttgttttgttgagtcttggaagttgtttactactgtagcaacctctccttatcatgtttttgtgccaagtaaagtctctatggtaaggttggtactagatttggattactgcgcagaaacagatttgttgtctgtcacgaattcgtgcagaagtctctgtaggtaactcagaaaaatctgcaaatttacgtgtgtgatcctcagatatgtacgcaactttcattagttttgagtttttccatttgagcaagttaagtgcccctgccaaattcgtctttacggactgttctgtttttgacagattctgccttttatttcgcattgccgcttttgctatgttgaatgagtttctttgttccattaactttcagaagctttgtgcaatgtccagaatgttaagaatgattgtgtcacctctgaacgtgtgaatttttattatgcactaaccctctaatgagtttgcttgaagtttggtgtggagaaagttttcaagggtcaatagaagaggatgatatactatgatcaagaagagtgaaaggtctaagcttggggatgccccggtggttcatccctgcatattttaagaagactcaagcatctaagcttggggatgcccaaggcatccccttcttcatcgacaagattatcaggtcacttctagtgaaattatatttttattccgtcacatcttatgtactgtacttggagcgtctgtgtgcttttattttcgttttgttattttcattctctgaataatttcatccttgtgtgggagagagacacgctccgctttttcatatgaacactagtgttcttcattcttacttttaatgttcaagggcgaaagttgatcgcttcacttgtttctatttggttggaatcaaaaaatgcttcatatggtcttgaataatttgatacttggcaattgttttgagctctcattagatcatgtttaagctcttgcatcttgTAGttaaatctattaatgaagaactaccgtagagcttgtgaaatttggtttgcatgattggtctctctaaggtctagatattttctggtaaaagtgtttgagcaacaaggaagacagtgtagagtcttataatgcttgcaatatgttcttgtgt contains:
- the LOC124665152 gene encoding RNA-binding protein 24-A-like isoform X2, whose protein sequence is MSAQAMSATGDTTLTKVFVGGLAWETHKEGVRGHFERFGEILEAVVIFDKSTGRSKGYGFVTFREAEAAMRACLDPYPVIDGRRANCNLAYLGVQRSKPQLSPYLQPYAVGHVHGGSNMNTRAMKAAAIAGGASFVDHGIQQGIPAAAYNVYGYSPYFSDYSYQPMTYYQAYSGLAGGEQYQVYNGNAGAAATVPSAGLTLADPSGLYNPYYQYSPVSAPAAYNMMHYPQMYHYAAVGAPPESSPTAVSSLHRFLGAAAFEPNTAGGQAAAMAMSRTAPALSAPPTPQYQHRLVSSMPPATPDQKMPLA
- the LOC124665152 gene encoding RNA-binding protein 24-A-like isoform X1, whose protein sequence is MSAQAMSATGDTTLTKVFVGGLAWETHKEGVRGHFERFGEILEAVVIFDKSTGRSKGYGFVTFREAEAAMRACLDPYPVIDGRRANCNLAYLGVQRSKPQLSPYLQPYAAVGHVHGGSNMNTRAMKAAAIAGGASFVDHGIQQGIPAAAYNVYGYSPYFSDYSYQPMTYYQAYSGLAGGEQYQVYNGNAGAAATVPSAGLTLADPSGLYNPYYQYSPVSAPAAYNMMHYPQMYHYAAVGAPPESSPTAVSSLHRFLGAAAFEPNTAGGQAAAMAMSRTAPALSAPPTPQYQHRLVSSMPPATPDQKMPLA